One part of the Candidatus Dadabacteria bacterium genome encodes these proteins:
- a CDS encoding helix-turn-helix domain-containing protein, which yields MNQEIYLSVAQAADLLGISQETLYKEIQAKNLTAVENPDRKRKHQVIAHSELSRLYGNVYIPDGYLEYAGDKSVDFVRVALRQENERLRKALEDTQKREQFLNDQLATALQNQRTLIEAHAELTKTLDNLTTILENMT from the coding sequence ATGAATCAAGAAATCTATCTCTCTGTCGCACAAGCCGCCGATCTACTGGGTATCTCGCAGGAAACGCTTTACAAAGAGATACAAGCCAAGAACCTCACCGCCGTAGAGAACCCAGACAGGAAGCGGAAACATCAGGTCATCGCACACAGCGAACTCTCGCGTCTCTACGGCAACGTATACATCCCCGATGGGTACCTCGAATACGCCGGGGACAAGTCCGTCGATTTTGTCAGAGTTGCGCTCCGGCAGGAGAACGAGCGACTCCGTAAGGCGTTGGAAGATACCCAGAAACGTGAGCAATTCCTCAATGACCAACTCGCCACCGCACTTCAAAACCAAAGAACACTCATCGAGGCACACGCAGAACTCACAAAAACCCTTGATAACCTCACCACCATACTGGAGAATATGACGTAG
- a CDS encoding transposase, producing the protein MIKTHKIALRPDRVQIAWFYQQCGYAKFAYNSALSDFKAELSADNFLSMYDLNKRFNQKKKAFDWTQAQDQRAAMYAVHHLGAAIDNWKAKRAKFPKFKKRGCKHSYTTDEQAVRMAGKRIKLPKIGWVKTFEELRFKGKIVSVTVSRTAHRWFASVSVEVEPPIERCPVSSEFIDYFASHTDIGTPEQIERSIYPTLGIDVGISTLATLDTGKKYENPKPLKRYERKLKREQRKLSRKVFLSQNWYKQKRKVERIHYRIACIRRDAHHQATTDILKCASRIGIETLQVTNLLKNRKLAKALSDTALGGFLEKLKTKAQALGIPIVQADRFFASSKICSSCGHKKDALTLSAREYHCSNCGMFLDRDVNAAINLRTLAVGYTES; encoded by the coding sequence ATGATAAAGACACACAAAATTGCATTACGCCCGGACAGGGTTCAGATTGCATGGTTTTACCAGCAATGCGGTTATGCGAAGTTTGCATATAACTCAGCTTTGTCTGATTTTAAGGCGGAACTCTCAGCGGATAACTTCTTGTCCATGTATGACCTTAACAAACGCTTTAATCAGAAGAAGAAAGCGTTTGATTGGACGCAAGCACAAGATCAGCGAGCCGCGATGTATGCCGTCCATCATCTCGGTGCTGCTATAGACAATTGGAAAGCAAAGCGTGCGAAGTTCCCAAAGTTCAAGAAGCGCGGGTGTAAACATTCCTATACAACCGATGAGCAGGCCGTCCGCATGGCAGGCAAACGTATCAAATTACCTAAAATAGGGTGGGTCAAGACGTTTGAGGAATTGCGTTTTAAGGGGAAAATCGTATCTGTTACGGTCTCAAGGACCGCGCACCGCTGGTTTGCGTCCGTCTCTGTAGAAGTTGAGCCTCCTATCGAACGATGCCCTGTATCATCGGAGTTTATTGATTATTTTGCGTCTCATACCGATATTGGAACACCTGAGCAGATAGAACGTTCTATCTACCCCACTCTCGGTATAGATGTAGGCATTTCGACGCTCGCAACGCTTGACACTGGTAAAAAGTATGAGAACCCGAAACCTCTGAAGCGATATGAGCGAAAACTCAAGAGAGAACAACGCAAGTTGAGTCGTAAAGTTTTCTTGAGTCAGAACTGGTACAAGCAAAAGCGAAAAGTAGAGCGTATCCATTATCGGATTGCGTGTATCCGACGCGATGCCCACCATCAAGCGACAACCGATATTCTCAAGTGTGCATCCAGAATCGGTATTGAGACGCTACAGGTTACGAACCTGCTTAAGAATCGAAAGTTAGCAAAGGCGTTATCTGATACGGCACTCGGAGGTTTTCTTGAGAAACTCAAGACGAAAGCCCAAGCATTGGGTATCCCGATTGTGCAGGCGGATCGCTTTTTCGCAAGTTCTAAAATCTGTAGCAGTTGCGGACATAAAAAAGATGCCTTAACGCTGTCGGCTCGGGAGTATCACTGTAGCAACTGTGGTATGTTTCTCGATAGAGATGTCAACGCAGCAATCAACTTAAGAACCCTCGCCGTGGGATACACGGAGAGTTAA